One segment of Bacteroides caecimuris DNA contains the following:
- a CDS encoding efflux RND transporter permease subunit: MIKFLLRRPIAVLMAFTACFIIGLVTYSTLPVSLLPDIAIPEITVQVSAANTSARELENTIVKPLRSQLIQVSTLKDIHSESRDGAGIIRLSFEFGTNTDLAFIEVNEKIDAAMNYLPKETERPKVIKASATDIPVFYLNLTLKNDSAYSTTTGQQSFLDLCEFAESVIKRRIEQLEEVAMVDVTGLVERQVQIVPDEDRLAMMGLAIGDIESALSSNNVEPGSMTVRDGYYEYNIRFSTLLRTAEDVENIYLRKDDRIVRLKDFCKVNIVPVKEKGVSLSNGKRAVTLAVIKQADENMDKMKNSLVGTMEYFRRVYPDIDFSISRNQTELLDFTISNLQQNLSLGFLFICLVAVLFLGDVKSPLVIGLSMVVSIVISFVFFYLCHMSLNIISLAGLILALGMMIDSSIIVTENISQYRERGYSLRRACITGTSEVVTPMLSSSLTTIAVFAPLIFMSGIAGAIFYDQAFSVTVGLLVSYFTGIMLLPVLYLLVYRAGIRTRKRKWLSFTFNNPVKDHTLDRFYDTGVDRVFRHKTFSVLFCAVSIPLCVFFFFFIDKERMPGIEENELVVRIEWNENIHVDENRKRVDALFKELDGRFLEQTASVGRQDFILNRERELSSSEAELYFRTETSGEIAPLEQEIYRRLKERYPLSVISFSPPETVFEKLFVTGEPDITAEFYARNRAQAPVAETIRNLEHELAEETGTNPTGIAFENQLDLSVSKERLLLYRVSYNELYRVLKTAFRENSVTMLHSYQQYLPITIAGSEKTVNRVLQETLVQTQPDSRGNIEYIPLRELVKVSPAEDLKSITAGRNGEFVPFDFYGVRDAEKLIKDVKRVAGHTGEWDTGFSGSFFSNREMLDELVVILLVSLLLMYFILAAQFESFLQPLLVLAEIPIDVAFALLLLWVCGHTLNLMSAIGLIVTCGIVINDSILKLDAINELRKSGVPLLEAIHEAGRRRLRPIIMTSLTTVSAMVPLLFSSDMGSELQKPLSVAMIGTMAVGTAVSLFIIPLLYWFIYRRKAAPPA; this comes from the coding sequence ATGATAAAATTTTTACTCCGGCGTCCTATCGCCGTGCTGATGGCTTTCACCGCCTGTTTTATAATCGGTCTGGTGACTTATTCCACACTGCCGGTATCGCTGCTTCCGGATATCGCCATTCCGGAGATTACCGTACAGGTTTCCGCCGCCAATACCTCCGCCCGCGAACTGGAAAACACGATTGTGAAACCTCTGCGCAGCCAACTGATTCAGGTTTCCACCTTGAAGGACATCCATAGCGAATCGAGGGACGGGGCAGGCATCATCCGCCTGTCTTTCGAGTTCGGCACTAATACGGACCTTGCCTTTATCGAGGTCAACGAGAAGATAGACGCCGCGATGAACTATCTCCCCAAGGAAACGGAACGTCCGAAAGTCATCAAGGCGAGCGCGACGGACATCCCCGTGTTCTACCTGAACCTGACCTTGAAGAATGACAGCGCTTATAGTACTACCACGGGACAGCAGTCCTTTCTTGACCTGTGTGAATTTGCCGAATCGGTTATCAAGCGCCGGATAGAGCAGCTTGAAGAGGTGGCCATGGTGGACGTGACCGGACTGGTGGAACGCCAGGTGCAGATTGTGCCCGATGAGGACAGGCTTGCCATGATGGGACTTGCCATCGGGGATATCGAGTCCGCCCTGTCGTCCAACAATGTAGAACCGGGCAGCATGACGGTACGTGACGGGTACTACGAATATAATATCAGATTCTCGACATTGCTGCGTACGGCGGAAGATGTGGAGAATATCTACCTGCGCAAGGACGACCGCATTGTGCGGTTGAAGGATTTCTGCAAGGTCAATATCGTGCCCGTGAAGGAAAAGGGCGTTTCCTTATCGAATGGAAAGCGTGCGGTGACACTGGCCGTCATCAAGCAGGCGGACGAGAATATGGACAAGATGAAGAACTCGCTGGTAGGGACGATGGAGTATTTCCGGCGGGTCTATCCGGACATTGATTTCAGTATCAGCCGCAACCAGACGGAACTGCTGGACTTCACGATTTCCAATCTTCAGCAGAACCTTTCTTTAGGATTCCTCTTTATCTGCCTGGTAGCGGTCCTGTTCCTGGGTGACGTGAAATCCCCGTTGGTCATCGGGCTCAGCATGGTGGTTTCCATCGTCATCAGTTTCGTGTTCTTCTACCTTTGCCATATGTCACTGAATATCATCTCCCTTGCCGGATTGATTCTTGCCTTGGGAATGATGATTGACAGCTCGATTATCGTGACCGAGAATATCTCGCAATACCGCGAACGGGGATATTCCCTGCGCCGTGCCTGTATCACAGGGACCAGCGAGGTGGTGACGCCCATGCTGAGCTCCTCGCTGACCACCATCGCCGTATTCGCCCCCCTGATTTTTATGAGCGGCATTGCCGGAGCCATCTTCTACGACCAGGCTTTCTCCGTCACGGTAGGGCTGCTGGTGTCTTATTTTACCGGTATCATGCTGCTTCCCGTCCTTTACCTGCTGGTCTACCGTGCAGGTATCCGTACCCGGAAACGGAAGTGGCTCTCCTTTACATTCAATAACCCGGTAAAAGACCATACACTGGACCGTTTCTATGACACCGGAGTGGACCGGGTGTTCCGTCATAAAACGTTCAGCGTATTGTTTTGCGCCGTTTCCATTCCGCTCTGCGTATTCTTCTTTTTCTTTATAGACAAGGAGCGGATGCCCGGTATCGAAGAAAACGAGCTGGTTGTCCGCATAGAATGGAATGAGAATATCCACGTGGATGAAAACAGGAAGCGTGTGGACGCGCTTTTTAAGGAACTGGACGGCCGTTTTCTGGAACAGACGGCTTCTGTCGGCAGGCAGGATTTTATCCTGAACCGGGAGAGGGAGCTTTCCTCTTCCGAAGCGGAACTTTATTTCCGTACGGAAACTTCCGGCGAGATTGCCCCATTGGAACAGGAGATATACCGGAGATTGAAGGAACGTTATCCGCTTTCTGTCATTTCTTTCTCTCCACCGGAGACGGTATTCGAGAAGCTCTTCGTGACGGGTGAGCCGGATATCACAGCCGAGTTTTATGCCCGTAACAGGGCACAGGCTCCTGTTGCGGAAACGATTCGCAACCTGGAGCATGAGCTGGCAGAAGAAACCGGAACCAATCCTACGGGCATCGCTTTTGAGAACCAGTTGGACCTGAGCGTCAGCAAGGAAAGACTGCTGCTTTACCGTGTCTCCTATAACGAACTTTACCGTGTCCTGAAAACGGCTTTCCGTGAAAACAGCGTGACCATGCTGCATTCCTACCAGCAGTATCTTCCGATTACTATTGCGGGGAGTGAAAAGACCGTGAACAGGGTCTTGCAGGAGACATTGGTGCAGACACAGCCGGATAGCCGGGGCAATATAGAATATATCCCGCTCCGGGAACTGGTGAAGGTGTCTCCCGCCGAAGACCTGAAAAGCATCACCGCCGGACGTAACGGGGAATTTGTGCCCTTCGATTTTTACGGAGTGCGCGATGCGGAGAAGCTGATAAAAGACGTGAAGCGGGTAGCCGGACACACCGGGGAGTGGGACACCGGCTTTTCGGGCAGCTTCTTCTCGAACCGGGAAATGCTGGACGAACTGGTAGTGATCCTCCTTGTTTCCCTGTTGCTGATGTATTTCATCCTTGCTGCACAGTTCGAGAGCTTTCTGCAACCCCTGCTTGTCCTGGCGGAAATCCCGATAGACGTTGCATTCGCGCTTCTGCTGCTTTGGGTTTGCGGGCATACGCTGAACCTGATGTCGGCCATCGGGCTAATCGTCACCTGCGGTATCGTCATCAATGACTCCATCCTGAAGCTGGACGCCATCAACGAACTGCGCAAGTCGGGCGTCCCTTTGCTGGAAGCCATCCATGAAGCCGGACGCAGGCGCCTGCGTCCCATTATCATGACCTCGCTGACTACGGTTTCCGCCATGGTCCCGCTCCTGTTCTCTTCGGATATGGGTTCGGAACTGCAAAAGCCGTTGTCCGTTGCCATGATAGGGACGATGGCCGTGGGCACTGCTGTCAGTCTGTTCATCATCCCGTTGCTTTACTGGTTCATTTACCGCCGTAAGGCGGCGCCTCCGGCCTGA
- a CDS encoding efflux RND transporter periplasmic adaptor subunit yields the protein MKRHNFSCILLCGTLVVLVACSGKNDMVEKANERISTVLPDVKNEVTTQILKKRTFAHELVSNGKVNARSKADLRFETGEVIARIYVKNGDRVHKGQKLAELDKFRLEQKLSQAEDALLKAELELKDVLIGQGYTPDDFSKVPVETMKLAKVKSGYEQSKSQYELAKRETEHATLTAPFDGVVANLFSKPYNPANTSEVFCTILDTKGMEAEFTVLENELAFIKKGDKVTVIPYAGGSSFEGSVSEVNPLVDTNGMVKVKADVNGEGKLFSGMNVRVSVRRNLGEQLVIPKTAVVLRSGKQVVFTLKEGRAMWNYVHTGLENATEYVVSDKSRKGVEDGLLEGDTVIVTGNLNLAHEAEVNVR from the coding sequence ATGAAACGACACAACTTTTCTTGTATATTACTATGTGGAACTTTGGTAGTGTTAGTAGCATGTTCAGGCAAGAACGATATGGTGGAGAAGGCAAACGAAAGGATTTCCACCGTTCTTCCTGACGTAAAGAATGAAGTTACCACCCAGATTCTGAAGAAGCGTACTTTTGCCCATGAACTGGTCAGCAACGGCAAGGTGAACGCCCGCAGCAAAGCCGACCTACGCTTTGAAACGGGTGAAGTCATTGCCCGTATTTATGTGAAGAACGGCGACCGTGTACATAAAGGACAAAAGCTGGCTGAACTGGACAAATTCCGTCTGGAGCAGAAACTGTCCCAGGCGGAAGACGCTCTGTTGAAAGCTGAGCTGGAATTGAAAGATGTGCTTATCGGGCAGGGATATACGCCGGATGATTTCAGTAAGGTTCCTGTGGAGACAATGAAACTTGCGAAAGTGAAGAGCGGTTATGAGCAGTCGAAATCCCAGTACGAACTGGCAAAAAGGGAGACGGAACACGCGACGCTTACCGCGCCTTTTGACGGGGTGGTGGCTAATCTTTTCTCGAAGCCATATAACCCGGCCAATACCTCGGAAGTATTCTGTACTATTCTTGATACCAAAGGGATGGAAGCAGAATTTACCGTATTGGAGAATGAACTTGCCTTTATTAAAAAAGGTGATAAGGTGACGGTTATTCCTTATGCGGGGGGAAGCTCGTTTGAGGGCAGCGTATCCGAAGTCAATCCGTTGGTGGATACCAATGGAATGGTGAAGGTGAAGGCTGACGTGAACGGTGAAGGCAAGCTGTTCAGCGGTATGAATGTGCGGGTCAGTGTCAGGCGAAACCTGGGTGAACAGCTGGTGATTCCCAAGACGGCTGTGGTATTGCGTTCCGGCAAGCAAGTGGTGTTTACATTGAAAGAAGGCAGGGCCATGTGGAACTATGTGCATACGGGACTGGAGAACGCAACGGAATATGTTGTTTCCGACAAATCCCGAAAGGGTGTCGAAGACGGTTTATTGGAAGGAGACACGGTTATTGTGACCGGAAACCTGAACCTGGCGCATGAAGCGGAAGTAAATGTAAGATAA
- a CDS encoding 6-bladed beta-propeller, with protein MKTSVLALSFLLCFSCTKKLDEETCLPLKESIEVDSKVENIDIFEDVSVIPLETTDESLLSDCQIVAFCDDKIIVRDINTLYFFNIETGRYESRICRQGNGPEEYVSLNDVCIDCADKLVYVLERRGNIKTYNYNGSFLKEYTNDSVVSIEMLESSRFVAYSGVNRQCDITLYNKDWNVVKKIWKRNKEVMNYRDIVEVRDFDVFNGYPCFMDTDTLCQINNENVNPLFYIDKGELALPFEIFTDIKRKKERDSYIWGDYGFLSEDFYFLRFYYDNKIYYDVWDVSSMKLMYRNIVSSPVDARGISILIDGKKINIWPSYVRGDMICSVLQGEEVEKLGLPTDNDENPVIVTCRIRKR; from the coding sequence ATGAAAACAAGTGTTTTAGCGTTGAGCTTTTTATTGTGTTTCTCATGTACTAAGAAGTTAGACGAAGAGACATGTTTGCCTTTGAAAGAGTCGATAGAGGTCGATTCTAAAGTTGAAAATATTGATATATTTGAAGATGTCAGTGTGATTCCTCTAGAAACTACAGATGAGTCATTGCTTAGTGATTGCCAAATTGTGGCATTCTGTGATGATAAAATAATTGTTAGAGATATAAATACTCTTTATTTTTTTAATATTGAAACTGGTAGATATGAATCAAGAATATGCAGGCAAGGGAACGGACCGGAAGAATATGTATCATTGAACGATGTATGTATCGATTGTGCTGATAAGTTGGTGTATGTACTTGAAAGAAGAGGTAATATCAAAACGTATAATTATAACGGCTCTTTTTTGAAGGAATATACAAATGATTCTGTTGTGTCAATAGAGATGCTTGAAAGTTCCCGTTTTGTGGCATATAGTGGAGTCAACAGACAATGCGATATTACACTTTATAATAAAGATTGGAATGTCGTAAAAAAAATATGGAAAAGAAATAAGGAAGTCATGAATTATAGAGACATAGTAGAAGTGAGGGATTTTGATGTGTTTAATGGCTATCCTTGTTTTATGGATACAGATACCTTGTGCCAAATAAATAACGAGAATGTTAATCCTTTGTTTTATATAGATAAAGGGGAGTTAGCTTTGCCGTTTGAAATTTTCACAGATATAAAAAGGAAAAAAGAACGGGACTCATATATATGGGGAGATTACGGATTTCTCTCAGAAGATTTTTATTTCTTAAGATTTTATTATGACAATAAAATCTATTATGATGTGTGGGATGTGTCATCAATGAAGTTGATGTATAGGAATATTGTAAGTTCTCCTGTAGATGCCAGAGGTATTTCGATACTCATTGATGGAAAAAAGATAAATATATGGCCTTCATACGTTCGGGGTGATATGATATGTTCTGTCCTGCAAGGTGAAGAGGTGGAAAAGTTAGGTTTGCCTACTGATAATGACGAGAATCCTGTTATAGTGACATGTAGAATAAGAAAAAGATAG